A DNA window from Mytilus edulis chromosome 14, xbMytEdul2.2, whole genome shotgun sequence contains the following coding sequences:
- the LOC139504248 gene encoding caspase-7-like has product MQLIFQLGIATQDGTIKVDDLVRPFRNDNAFSFIGKPKIFIIQACRGGRSQVKEQYIEPNIIHEADSTVCARLPTDADIIKIFATTPGYYSYRTVDSTSWRGAWFIQAFIAVARELPKSHIQEILTAVTHELAINPEYEIDGEKCQLPMFEAALSKLFYLKGKRRKKIKN; this is encoded by the exons ATGCAACTTATATTTCAGTTAGGAATAGCCACCCAGGATGGTACTATAAAAGTAGATGATTTAGTCCGACCGTTTAGAAATGATAATGCATTCAGTTTCATTG GAAAACCAAAGATTTTCATTATCCAGGCATGCCGTGGAGGTCGATCCCAAGTCAAAGAACAGTATATAGAACCAAACATAATTCACGAAGCAGATAGCACAGTTTGTGCAAGATTGCCCACAGACGCTGACATAATTAAGATATTTGCAACTACCCCAG gaTATTATAGCTACAGAACAGTCGATTCAACTTCATGGAGAGGAGCTTGGTTTATACAAGCTTTCATAGCTGTTGCAAGAGAGCTTCCAAAAAGCCATATTCAGGAGATATTAACGGCTGTTACGCATGAATTAGCGATAAATCCTGAATATGAAATAGATGGCGAAAAGTGTCAACTTCCAATGTTCGAAGCTgctttatcaaaattattttatctTAAAGGGAAAcgtcgcaaaaaaatcaaaaattga